Proteins encoded by one window of Cucurbita pepo subsp. pepo cultivar mu-cu-16 chromosome LG14, ASM280686v2, whole genome shotgun sequence:
- the LOC111809956 gene encoding probable WRKY transcription factor 53 encodes MDSFGEWDQKKKLKNELLKGKELAKQLLIHLNVRPSTSSMAAAAASSSSASNDGSELLVQKILSSYEKALSLLSSNGIQISESPSSLNGSPRSEDSDREFKDHDHTNASSRTRNILPTWTQKFQVSPGMALEGSFDDGFCWRKYGQKGILGARHPRGYYRCTHRNLQGCLATKQVQRSDHDPNVFEITYRGTHSCTQVIPSASTEFQQQNHPLLLPDQRVQNQQTSPDALLSSCPSLRVITENLDTTHDPTLFHPFNYDPTSNYEAADRVESGSTLRANVNFSEFSPPPFLSPTTSGSGLSYFSASSSGLSYFSASSSGLSEGFVGHHQKLDLQPNKSELSEIFSSPTSASNSATPGLDFPFGELQMEPTFTFHNTNFFS; translated from the exons ATGGACAGTTTTGGAGAATGGGACCAAAAGAAGAAGTTGAAAAATGAGCTGCTTAAAGGGAAGGAATTAGCAAAGCAACTCCTAATTCATCTCAATGTGAGGCCATCAACATCTTCcatggctgctgctgctgcttcttcttcttcagcttcGAATGATGGCAGTGAACTATTAGTTCAAAAGATCTTATCTTCATATGAAAAGGCACTGTCATTGCTCAGCTCTAATGGAATCCAAATATCTGAATCTCCTTCCTCTCTCAATGGAAGCCCAAGGAGTGAAGACTCTGACCGTGAATTCAAGGACCATGATCATACCAATGCTTCTTCCCGCACAAG GAACATTCTTCCAACTTGGACACAGAAATTCCAAGTTAGTCCAGGGATGGCCCTTGAAGGGTCTTTTGATGATGGCTTTTGCTGGAGGAAATATGGTCAAAAAGGCATTCTTGGTGCCAGACATCCCAG AGGGTATTACAGATGCACACACAGGAACCTCCAAGGTTGTCTTGCAACCAAACAAGTTCAACGGTCCGATCACGATCCAAACGTCTTCGAGATCACGTACCGAGGAACCCATAGTTGCACCCAAGTTATTCCATCTGCAAGCACAGAGTTTCAGCAACAAAACCACCCTCTACTACTACCTGATCAAAGGGTCCAAAACCAACAAACATCGCCTGATGCTCTCTTGAGCTCATGCCCATCCTTAAGAGTCATAACTGAAAACCTTGACACAACTCATGATCCAACATTATTCCATCCTTTTAACTATGATCCCACGTCAAATTATGAGGCTGCAGACCGTGTCGAGTCCGGGTCGACATTGAGAGCCAACGTCAACTTTTCCGAGTTCTCTCCTCCTCCATTTTTGTCCCCAACAACATCTGGATCTGGGTTGAGCTATTTCTCTGCATCCTCAAGTGGGTTGAGCTATTTCTCTGCATCCTCAAGTGGGTTGAGTGAAGGATTTGTTGGACATCATCAGAAGTTGGATTTGCAGCCAAACAAATCCGAGCTTTCTGAGATTTTTTCCTCACCAACTTCAGCTTCAAACTCTGCAACTCCTGGCTTAGACTTCCCATTCGGCGAGCTTCAGATGGAGCCAACTTTCACATTCCACAACACAAATTTCTTCTCCTAA
- the LOC111810659 gene encoding transcription factor SPEECHLESS-like, giving the protein MVDNLADFFQQNEEFVDHTTNPQLEGYDLFSIFDSLENVAEFSMIEDDTELETSPKTKRLKLNGSAMAGVSSSEDANPDGAQRMSHITVERNRRKQMNEHLSVLRSLMPCFYVKKGDQASIIGGVVEYIKELQQVLQSLEAKKQRKVYSEVLSPRVVSSPRPLPMSPRKPPPLSPRLNLPISPRTPQPTSPYSKPPRLQQPPTTDMANNNISTVEPSPCNSSSTTNSSIDNGNNGNNGNNDLVANSKSGIAEVEVKFTGPNVVLKTVSAPIPGQAVKIIAALEQLSLEILHVKITTVDDTMFNSFTIKIGIECQLSAEELAHQIQQTFC; this is encoded by the exons ATGGTTGATAATTTAGCTGACTTTTTCCaacaaaatgaagaatttgtCGACCATACCACAAACCCCCAGTTGGAAGGATATGACCTCTTCAGCATCTTTGATAGTTTGGAGAATGTTGCAGAATTCAGTATGATCGAGGACGACACCGAGCTTGAGACTTCCCCTAAAACCAAGCGCTTGAAACTGAACGGTTCCGCTATGGCTGGTGTCTCTTCCTCAGAGGATGCAAACCCTGATGGAGCACAAAGAATGTCTCACATCACGGTAGAGCGCAACCGTAGGAAGCAAATGAACGAGCACTTGTCGGTGTTGAGATCGCTCATGCCTTGTTTCTATGTCAAGAAA GGAGATCAAGCTTCAATAATTGGAGGGGTGGTGGAATACATCAAAGAGTTGCAACAAGTTCTTCAATCACTAGAGGCCAAAAAGCAAAGGAAAGTGTATAGTGAAGTGTTGAGCCCTAGGGTTGTTTCAAGTCCAAGGCCTTTGCCAATGAGTCCAAGAAAGCCACCACCACTAAGTCCTCGCCTTAACTTGCCAATTAGTCCAAGAACCCCACAACCCACTAGCCCTTACAGCAAGCCTCCAAGGTTGCAACAGCCTCCCACCACCGATATGGCTAATAACAACATCAGCACAGTAGAGCCATCGCCCTGTAATTCATCTTCCACCACAAATTCCTCCATTGACAATGGTAACAATGGTAACAACGGTAACAATGATCTTGTGGCGAATTCAAAATCCGGCATAGCTGAAGTTGAGGTGAAGTTTACAGGTCCAAATGTGGTTTTGAAGACAGTTTCTGCTCCAATCCCTGGACAAGCTGTTAAGATCATTGCTGCCCTTGAACAACTCTCCCTAGAAATTCTCCATGTCAAGATCACCACCGTTGATGATACCATGTTTAACTCTTTTACAATTAAG aTCGGAATTGAATGCCAACTTAGTGCAGAGGAACTGGCTCACCaaattcagcaaacattctgCTAA
- the LOC111810923 gene encoding dihydrofolate synthetase has product MNLFKYHHHFRPQIHGRLLLNYFVGEGPSISSRIGSKQCFGNHSEDQQMTEFMEYLDSLKNYEKLGVPTGAGTDSEDGFDLGRMKRLMERLGNPQSKFKAIHIAGTKGKGSTAAFLSSILRAEGYSVGCYTSPHIETIRERISLGRSGEMVSGKALNFLFKRNKELLDQSVKLENGRISHFEVLTAMAFSLFAQENVDVAVIEAGLGGARDATNIICSSRLAAAVITSIGEEHMAALGGSLESIAMAKAGIIKHGCPTILGGPFIPNIECILRDKALSMSSPVVSASDPGNRSTIKGVSLLNGRLCQCCDLIIQTDNEFIELFDVNLRMLGRHQLQNAATATCVILTLRNLGWRISDASIRSGLEKTFLVGRSHFLSAKEAGMLGLPGTTILLDGAHTKDSAKALVDTIQMSFPDAQLALVVAMASDKDHNGFATEFLQGGKLESIVLSEANIGGGKSRTTSAALLRDCWIQASNEMGIPISLETKDAPVSSTSKLENRPVLTTETSLLRAIKIAAEILKQRIEGRRGLVVVTGSLHAVSMVLSSLHS; this is encoded by the exons ATGAATCTCTTCAAATATCATCATCACTTCCGCCCGCAGATTCACGGAAGGCTTCTCCTAAATTATTTCGTTGGTGAAGGGCCTTCTATCAGTAGCCGAATTGGGTCCAAACAATGCTTCGGCAATCACTCAGAAGATCAACAGATGACGGAATTCATGGAATACTTAGATTCCCTGAAGAACTACGAGAAGTTGGGTGTGCCCACAGGCGCGGGGACGGATTCTGAGGATGGGTTCGATCTCGGAAGGATGAAAAGACTGATGGAGCGCCTGGGTAATCCACAATCCAAGTTTAAG GCAATTCACATTGCGGGAACCAAGGGAAAAGGGTCGACTGCGGCCTTCCTGTCTAGCATTTTACGAGCAGAGGGATACTCTGTTGGTTGTTATACTAG TCCTCATATTGAAACTATAAGGGAACGTATTTCACTCGGAAGATCTGGAGAGATGGTCTCTGGAAAGGcactaaattttcttttcaaaaggaACAAAGAGTTACTTGACCAATCGGTAAAACTTGAAAATGGACGTATAAGTCACTTCGAG GTCCTTACTGCTATGGCATTTTCACTCTTTGCTCAAGAGAATGTTGATGTTGCAGTCATTGAG GCTGGACTTGGTGGTGCACGAGATGCAACAAACATAATTTGTAGCTCTAGACTTGCTGCTGCAGTCATAACTTCAATTGGAGAGGAACACATGGCTGCTCTGGGTGGCTCTTTGGAAAGCATTGCAATGGCAAAGGCTGGAATAATTAAACATGGTTGTCCG ACCATTCTGGGTGGTCCTTTCATTCCAAATATTGAGTGCATTCTTCGCGACAAAGCATTGTCCATGTCTTCGCCTGTAGTATCAGCCTCAGATCCTGGAAATAGAAGTACCATAAAAGGTGTAAGCCTGCTCAATGGAAGACTTTGCCAATGCTGCGACCTAATAATCCAAACAGACAATGAA TTCATTGAGTTATTTGATGTCAACCTCCGCATGCTTGGACGTCATCAACTTCAGAATGCAGCAACTGCAACTTGTGTTATTCTTACTCTCCGCAATTTAG GTTGGAGAATTTCAGATGCATCTATTAGGAGTGGACTAGAGAAAACATTCTTGGTCGGTAGGAGTCATTTCTTATCAGCCAAGGAAGCTGGGATGCTTGGACTACCTGGAACAACAATATTGCTTGATGGAG CCCACACCAAAGACTCTGCTAAAGCATTAGTGGACACCATTCAAATGAGTTTTCCCGATGCTCAATTGGCTCTCGTGGTTGCAATGGCTAGTGATAAGGATCACAATGGTTTTGCCACAGAATTTCTTCAAG GTGGAAAATTGGAGTCCATTGTCTTAAGTGAAGCCAATATTGGTGGAGGCAAATCAAGGACAACTTCAGCTGCTCTTCTAAGGGACTGCTGGATCCAAGCATCCAATGAAATGGGGATCCCTATTTCTCTGGAAACTAAAGACGCACCAGTTTCCTCGACAAGCAAGCTAGAAAACAGACCGGTATTGACTACAGAGACCTCGTTATTACGTGCCATAAAAATCGCTGCTGAGATTCTCAAGCAGAGAATCGAAGGGCGGCGAGGCCTTGTCGTAGTAACTGGCTCCCTGCATGCTGTTTCAATGGTGTTATCTTCTCTTCATTCTTGA